The Cryptococcus gattii WM276 chromosome B, complete sequence genome has a segment encoding these proteins:
- a CDS encoding Integral to membrane protein, putative (Similar to TIGR gene model, INSD accession AAW41875.1) — MKENRAAENALATIGAVLWMIQNIPQVIKSYREKSTKGLSASLMFIWAVGTVIHGAYIVAQNFSIPLQVQPQVFAALATVSWCQCMYYGRGYSLKSVLAIFIVLCCIFAGFEVGSVYALWAGQRNGVEWPVLLYGYLSAVLLAVGLLPQFWEIYKYREVIGISILFMAVDILGGVSYALVVVLDGIVVLLYFILNPIAKRRRAREAEKQRPDSEAGIEGGTTTPTSTAPTLVAHGFTIEKEVAR, encoded by the exons ATGAAAGAGAATCGCGCCGCCGAGAATGCTTTGGCAACTATTGGCGCAGTCTTGTGGATGATTCAAAACATCCCGCAGGTCATCAAATCATATCGCGAAAAGTCTACCAAGGGCTTATCAGCTTCACTCATGTT caTATGGGCAGTGGGAACTGTGATTCACGGTGCATATATTGTGGCTCAAAACTTTTCTATTCCGTTACAAGTCCAACCACAAGTATTTGCAGCGCTAGCCACCGTCTCTTGGTGCCAGTGTATGTACTATGGCAGAGGCTACTCGCTCAAATCCGTATTGGCAATATTCATCGTCCTTTGCTGTATTTTCGCAGGGTTCGAGGTCGGCAGTGTGTATGCACTCTGG GCGGGACAACGAAACGGGGTGGAATGGCCAGTCTTGCTGTATGGGTATCTTTCGGCTGTCCTTTTGGCTGTTGGGCTATT GCCACAATTTTGGGAGATTTACAAGTATCGCGAAGTCATTGGCATTTCAATATTGTTCATGGCTGTCGATATTTTGGGAGGG GTGTCTTATGCCCTTGTCGTCGTGCTCGATGGCATTGTAGTCCTTCTCTACTTCATTCTCAACCCTATTGCCAAGCGACGTCGTGCGAGGGAAGCTGAGAAGCAGCGGCCAGACAGCGAAGCGGGAATTGAGGGTGGAACGACCACTCCCACGTCAACGGCTCCCACATTGGTCGCTCATGGCTTTACGATAGAAAAGGAGGTTGCAAGATGA
- a CDS encoding Cytoskeletal protein binding protein, putative (Similar to TIGR gene model, INSD accession AAW41874.1) has product MSNDPQHSPPRGASGLGRSSSIFSYQTRLLSRNNSNISLSNGRQTPTNHSSITASPAYASLASVAGKGAPADSPPSTPIRRAVAKMVIDNSPSPTSTPAARTVSKHVRAAKSVDLVRNQWEAKIAGAQDGGATHTMQKGGRGISVIPRTAPMPSDAQLPTPSSIPSTEFTEQAATQVDVSLAKVPTSFDSEKDESSRFSSSYMAQRVAKRATVYGASEFDSIRIPSTVSKASGPVSPIVRPTSPSIASTVPLLSPNTTGESLAPTVRGQSVEERLAIAKANALKRRQAREQAKAAVTQTQPPTQPTVEKGIISGQQVALDDESGIAKKMPSQDKLTNSNMFQSEMTNGKIEANSSHTIKPMANVTVAKQPSPSIPLASKVAVSPFRDPFTPSSRPTELTTPAPSTVSDSNPLYSRSSLRSIATPPSASSSTSRYIPSDLSSSVASASPSESSAPSSGGGKYGSISRTDRRRLGRHLPRIASGEKGWEDDEASKGNGNPSEARRVPSTLGKHSTILADSEEENKPPGPKIGKKIDGHVTTNFTPKASIARATLPPDILAPSANENQPYPQASRVPSTPSKRRSQFMPLTPKSTITDAINPKSPRPELTGEEMKGLMNAVGSLPARGDQKDEEDGVTGMSNRLRLTKSRLPPSASSASVAPIPLPSKRLIQTNWMDKHRHALGSYEYLCHVGEAQQWIEGCLEEELPFGVTEMEEGLKNGVVLAKLARVYEGEEVVKKIWTESCSQPIQETKHRYKQSDNINYFLNFVRNVGMPETFIFELTDLYNKKNIPKVIFCIHVLSHLLARLGRAERIGNLVGQFEFTNEQIAAAQKDLHGIAMPNFGDAGKSLAKEASWAPEEPEETEDEKRDRLLQECEDSIVGLQRHLQGHLARMRSSRIQAQLELAEPITRRLQARARGALCRRALSAELERRKHLHSMAQSIQAAVRGQTVRKSWEKRVREVRNLEVEGLQAHLKGLLARTKRKTVEKGLGNTMKGVTGLQAHCRGCLVRRKRRAYKTSLEEHQTVQSISSFQALLRGRLHRQTAATQQRKIVGQTATFTSLQSHLRGAIVRRNIRAQGQKMDDATNYVVAVQAVARGVLTRNKKRIFTRELQQSTSSTVSFQAFARAHLAKQSHKSMQKALAKVEVAGSVGGLQAFLRTKLAKKQTTEQKKKLEFVQPDVIGFQAMARGYLAREEYHFWRDYLHDGKTIGALVFLQSLMRGFIARRRHYIRTSFIHRNVDKIVKIQALWRGRQQRVSYEKLITGIDVDVPTIQSYMHLLDDTESDFADQVRIEALRGQVVDLIRENQTLETEVKDLDTKIALIINNQMTFQELARAKRRTETATYHAPNNDPFSSGVHLDRTNQRKLELYEQLFFMLQTKPEYISRLLRVLSIDDESAEKERRLVEGVTMILFAFGHERREEYLFHKLLQLAVHEEILRAPTLQDLVHSRFPIIPVTAQYIKTSLTPYIHNVIAPHVMRIVDAPELDLCTDPVRLYIGAINAEETQTGMPSALPRDRNADQILQEHAITRALFIRNLQELRNLTDFLLTDLLQSHDKLPYTIRLMAREALLALQRKFPEAMDDDLVPVVARTVILPFLLPAIVAPEQFGMAPDGVGAVERRNLSELANLLTHVAGQGYTDTPDQRLIRTPLEAFITAMAFPFREWLLDVANVEHAEGHFHAHELFESTIEAKPIKITRKDIYGMLSALIQHVDVLTHGSKNDPIVPILEELEGPPIDYDKSKNQVNLRLTNRLAGPTPGDPKAGAKADWIQAKRHVLAVLRVQTGKTLFDVLVSRPEDIHEQLWIQEVHRDIALENARKARHGLPPAHVEAEYQIESIRSLPFHEVKSRAIEFCMKLERSGRLSREDNLQALLVSIASDIRQKHHLRKLRKDNLAGMIKAHEDMSKKKGEFEGRVQAYHDYIDGAMAELQAKGKKKPLFMSKQYRHQMSQKKQGKQAKFGSYKYTAADLYGKRILLSVNQFSPRQFDKLFIVISSNEVGVFNLELSYPSSSTLPGSSLRQDEVRMEDLLGAQYENKERLDMFEGQAAFNLNMLIHQINKSRSPPNFEINIGPLLTKCTEFYNS; this is encoded by the exons ATGTCAAACGACCCGCAACACTCGCCACCAAGGGGTGCTTCAGGCCTCGGTCGCTCATCTAGCATCTTTTCGTACCAGACCCGCCTTCTCTCCCgcaacaacagcaacatCTCCTTGTCAAATGGCCGCCAAACTCCGACCAACCATTCCAGCATCACCGCCTCACCAGCGTATGCTTCGCTGGCATCAGTAGCGGGGAAAGGAGCGCCAGCGGATTCGCCGCCTTCCACTCCAATTAGAAGAGCTGTAGCAAAAATGGTCATTGACAACAGCCCCTCCCCCACCTCGACTCCCGCAGCTCGTACAGTGTCTAAGCATGTCAGAGCAGCAAAATCGGTCGACTTGGTGAGGAACCAGTGGGAAGCTAAGATCGCAGGGGCTCAGGACGGCGGCGCAACTCACACAATGCAAAAAGGCGGACGCGGAATTTCAGTCATTCCTCGAACAGCCCCCATGCCTTCTGACGCACAGCTGCCTACTCCGTCGTCAATACCGTCTACCGAATTCACGGAGCAAGCGGCCACGCAAGTTGACGTTTCCCTCGCCAAAGTTCCAACCAGCTTTGATTCTGAAAAGGATGAATCCAGCAGGTTTTCTAGCTCATATATGGCTCAGCGGGTTGCCAAAAGAGCTACCGTCTACGGTGCAAGTGAGTTCGACTCAATCCGTATTCCCTCAACAGTCTCAAAGGCATCCGGACCGGTCAGTCCTATAGTGCGTCCCACTTCCCCTTCCATTGCCTCAACAGTGCCACTATTATCCCCAAACACAACTGGAGAAAGTCTTGCGCCCACAGTACGAGGGCAGTCAGTGGAAGAACGTCTAGCCATCGCGAAAGCAAATGCACTGAAAAGGAGACAGGCCAGAGAGCAAGCCAAAGCTGCTGTCACTCAAACCCAGCCGCCTACCCAGCCCACAGTGGAAAAAGGAATCATATCTGGACAGCAGGTGGCGCTAGATGATGAATCGGGAATTGCAAAGAAAATGCCATCCCAGGACAAACTAACAAACAGTAATATGTTCCAGTCTGAGATGACGAATGGAAAGATTGAAGCCAACTCAAGTCATACGATCAAACCCATGGCTAATGTGACTGTCGCAAAACAGCCTTCACCTTCGATACCGCTGGCATCGAAGGTTGCAGTGTCTCCGTTCCGTGATCCATTCACTCCTTCCTCCCGGCCGACTGAACTTACAACCCCTGCACCCAGTACAGTGTCGGATAGCAATCCCCTGTATTCTCGGTCTTCCCTTCGTTCTATAGCTACACCTCCTTCagcctcttcttctaccTCGCGCTATATCCCTTCGGATCTCTCCTCGTCTGTTGCATCTGCTTCGCCATCAGAGTCCTCCGCTCCCTCTAGTGGCGGAGGCAAATATGGATCTATTAGTCGGACAGACCGACGTCGGTTAGGAAGGCACCTTCCAAGAATTGCATCCGGAGAAAAGGGatgggaagatgatgaagcgTCCAAAGGAAACGGTAATCCATCTGAAGCTAGGAGAGTACCTTCCACTCTCGGTAAACACTCTACGATTCTAGCCGAcagcgaagaagagaataAGCCTCCTGGGCCGAAGATTGGCAAAAAGATAGATGGACACGTAACAACGAACTTCACGCCCAAAGCATCCATCGCTCGTGCTACCCTTCCCCCAGATATCCTCGCGCCTTCTGCTAACGAAAACCAGCCCTATCCCCAAGCGTCCCGTGTCCCCTCCACACCATCGAAACGGCGATCACAGTTCATGCCCCTCACTCCCAAATCAACAATTACGGATGCGATCAATCCCAAGTCCCCTAGACCTGAGCTCACAGGTGAAGAGATGAAGGGTCTCATGAATGCCGTAGGTAGTCTGCCCGCAAGAGGCGACCaaaaggatgaagaagatggtgtAACAGGCATGTCCAACCGCCTTCGACTTACAAAATCCCGTCTTCCACCTTCTGCATCTTCAGCATCTGTAGCACCcattcctcttccatcgAAACGGCTTATCCAAACAAATTGGATGGATAAACACCGACATGCCCTGGGATCATACGAGTATCTGTGTCACGTAGGGGAAGCACAGCAATGGATTGAAGGTTGTCTTGAGGAGGAATTGCCTTTCGGTGTTACCGAAATGGAGGAGGGCTTGAAAAACGGTGTCGTATTAGCCAAGTTGGCGAGGGTTTACGAAGGCGAGGAGGTTGTGAAAAAGATCTGGACG GAGTCATGCTCACAACCGATCCAGGAGACAAAACATAGGTACAAGCAATCGGATAATATCAACTATTTTCTCAATTTTGTTAGAAATGTCGGGATGCCAGAA ACATTTATCTTTGAACTTACAGACCTTTACAATAAGAAGAACATTCCTAAAGTCATCTTTTGCATCCATGTTTTAAG TCATTTGCTTGCACGTCTTGGTCGAGCTGAACGCATCGGCAACTTGGTTGGACAGTTTGAATTTACTA ACGAACAAATCGCGGCCGCCCAAAAGGATCTGCATGGTATTGCCATGCCAAATTTCGGTGATGCTGGGAAGTCTCTCGCCAAAGAAGCGAGCTGGGCGCCTGAAGAGCCTGAGGAGACAGAGGATGAGA AGCGTGATCGTTTGCTTCAGGAGTGTGAGGATTCGATTGTCGGCCTTCAGCGTCATCTCCAGGGCCATCTTGCACGTATGCGCTCATCTCGTATCCAAGCTCAGTTGGAGCTCGCCGAGCCAATCACTCGTCGTCTTCAAGCCCGCGCTCGGGGAGCTTTATGCCGCCGAGCTCTATCCGCTGAACtggagagaaggaaacACCTCCACTCGATGGCTCAATCCATACAGGCTGCTGTGCGAGGTCAGACTGTTCGAAAGAGTTGGGAGAAGCGAGTGAGGGAAGTCAGGAATCTGGAGGTTGAGGGATTGCAAGCTCATCTAAAGGGATTGCTGGCAAGAACGAAGAGAAAGACAGTCGAAAAGGGATTAGGGAATACAATGAAGGGAGTAACTGGACTTCAAGCACATTGCAGAGGGTGTCTGGtgagaaggaaaagaagagcTTATAAGACTTCATTGGAAGAACATCAAACTGTCCAATCGATCAGCTCTTTCCAAGCTTTGCTAAGAGGTCGCCTACATCGGCAAACAGCTGCTACACAGCAGCGCAAAATTGTGGGCCAAACAGCTACCTTCACCTCTCTCCAGTCTCACCTTCGTGGAGCCATTGTTCGACGCAATATTCGTGCGCAAGGACAAAAGATGGACGATGCCACAAATTATGTTGTTGCTGTTCAAGCTGTTGCACGAGGAGTTCTTACGCGTAACAAAAAGCGCATTTTCACTCGAGAGCTGCAGCAAAGCACGTCATCTACTGTTTCTTTCCAAGCTTTTGCTCGTGCCCACCTTGCCAAACAATCACATAAGAGCATGCAGAAAGCTCTCGCCAAGGTCGAAGTTGCTGGGTCCGTAGGAGGACTACAGGCTTTCCTCCGCACCAAGCTTGCCAAAAAGCAGACCACGGAGCAAAAGAAAAAACTCGAATTCGTCCAGCCTGATGTTATCGGTTTCCAAGCCATGGCAAGGGGTTATCTCGCGAGGGAAGAGTATCATTTCTGGCGCGACTATCTGCATGACGGGAAAACAATCGGTGCCCTCGTATTTTTACAGTCCCTCATGCGAGGATTCATCGCTCGTCGACGACATTACATTCGAACCAGCTTTATTCATCGAAACGTTGACAAAATCGTTAAGATTCAGGCTCTGTGGAGAGGTCGCCAGCAAAGAGTGTCGTATGAAAAGCTCATCACCGGGATCGATGTTGATGTGCCTACTATTCAAAGCTATATGCACTTGCTCGATGATACCGAATCCGATTTTGCGGATCAAGTGCGCATAGAGGCGCTGCGAGGACAGGTTGTGGACCTCATCAGAGAAAACCAGACGCTGGAGACAGAAGTGAAAGACCTCGATACCAAGATTGCactcatcatcaacaatCAAATGACCTTCCAGGAGCTTGCCCGAGCAAAACGGCGAACGGAGACAGCGACTTATCACGCACCGAATAACGATCCGTTTTCGAGTGGTGTGCACTTGGACAGGACAAATCAGCGCAAATTGGAGCTCTATGAACAACTTTTCTTCATGTTGCAAACAAAGCCAGAGTATATTTCGAGGTTGTTGCGCGTCTTGTCTATAGATGACGAATCAGcagagaaagagagaaggCTGGTAGAAGGAGTGACAATGATTTTATTCGCATTCGGCCAtgagaggagggaagaatACCTTTTCCACAAACTGCTTCAG CTTGCTGTTCACGAAGAAATCCTTCGGGCCCCAACCTTGCAGGACCTCGTCCATTCTCGCTTCCCGATCATACCCGTTACTGCTCAATATATCAAAACTTCCCTGACGCCCTACATTCACAATGTCATAGCTCCCCATGTGATGAGAATTGTCGATGCCCCCGAACTGGACCTCTGCACCGACCCCGTTCGA TTATACATAGGTGCCATCAACGCCGAAGAGACTCAGACTGGGATGCCTTCTGCTTTGCCGAGAGACCGGAACGCAGATCAGATTTTACAGGAACATGCTATCACCCGAGCCTTATTTATCAGGA ACTTGCAAGAGTTAAGAAATTTGACCGACTTCTTGTTGACGGATCTCCTTCAGTCCCACGATAAGTTACCGTATACCATTCGCTTAATGGCTCGGGAGGCTTTACTTGCTCTTCAG CGCAAATTCCCTGAGGCCATGGATGATGACCTCGTTCCTGTGGTTGCACGAACAGTCATacttcctttccttctcccagCTATCGT TGCTCCCGAGCAGTTTGGCATGGCCCCTGATGGGGTTGGCGCGGTCGAACGTCGCAATCTCTCTGAGCTCGCCAATCTCCTTACTCATGTCGCTGGACAAGGATATACCGATACTCCGGATCAGAGACTCATACGCACTCCTCTTGAGGCATTCATCACTGCCATGGCGTTCCCCTTCCGGGAGTGGTTACTGGACG TGGCAAACGTTGAGCACGCCGAAGGGCATTTCCATGCTCATGAATTGTTTGAATCTACAATTGAGGCAAAGCCTATCAAGATCACCAGGAAAGACATCTATGGAATGTTAAGCGCGTTGATACAGCACGTGGATGTATTG ACTCATGGAAGCAAAAATGATCCGATTGTTCCTATTCTGGAAGAGCTGGAAGGTCCACCTATAGACTATGACAAGAGTAAAAACCAGGTCAATTTGCGTCTCACCAATCGTTTGGCTGGACCTACAC CGGGCGATCCCAAAGCCGGGGCCAAAGCGGACTGGATTCAAGCCAAGCGCCACGTCCTTGCCGTACTACGAGTTCAGACAGGAAAGACATTGTTTGACGTACTTGTCTCTAGACCAGAAGACATACATGAACAGCTGTGGATACAGGAAGTACATAGGGATATCGCGCTTGAAAATGCCAGAAAGGCAAGGCATGGATTGCCGCCTGCGCATGTGGAGGCTGAATATCAAATTGAGAGCATCCGATC CCTACCTTTCCATGAAGTCAAATCTCGTGCCATCGAGTTTTGCATGAAGTTGGAACGATCTGGCCGTCTCTCGCGAGAAGATAACCTTCAGGCTCTTCTTGTATCGATCGCTTCTGACATTCGTCAAAAACACCATCTCCGAAAGTTACGCAAGGATAACTTGGCTGGTATGATCAAAGCGCACGAGGATATGAGtaagaagaaaggagagTTTGAAGGACGAGTGCAGGCCTACCACGATTATATTGATGGAGCTATGGCGGAACTACAAGccaagggcaagaagaagccgCTCTTCATGAGTAAACAGTATAGACATCAGATGTCGCAGAAGAAACAGGGCAAACAGGCTAAATTCGGCTCCTACAAGTATACTGCTGCTGACTTGTACGGAAAAC GAATCCTCCTTTCGGTCAATCAATTCTCCCCTCGTCAGTTTGACAAACTGTTTATCGTCATCTCGTCGAACGAGGTTGGTGTCTTCAATCTTGAACTTTCTtatccctcttcttcaactctGCCTGGCAGTTCGCTGAGGCAGGATGAAGTCCGAATGGAAGATTTGTTGGGTGCGCAGTATGAGAACAAGGAGCGTTTAGACATGTTTGAAGGGCAAGCGGCATTTAATCTTAATATGTTGATTCATCAAATCAACAAGAGTAGGTCGCCGCCCAATTTTGAAATTAACATTGGACCATTGCTTACGAAATGCACAGAATTCTACAATTCGTAG
- a CDS encoding Trehalose-phosphatase, putative (Similar to TIGR gene model, INSD accession AAW41876.1), with protein sequence MDSMHPDPTPSIPPSLPELKTQVARLEASHKEKGLPLSGRIIHVMHHLPVEIVRIVPADSLESAGAGFLSPPMTPEFKPEDAETTVESADAKWRIHARTAHPALVSGIKSLSETHDQLLVAWTGEVLIQPDNTQSPQVPSQPTFSSIASNLLAPFSGTPGDSTPRPQPPPQQGTLKVFGGEFNEADQKEIASELDRFAEAESKFDPTDKLKYVPVFLPPDVSKGHYEGFCKKTLWPLFHYLLWLDSTATVPSPDPSWLAYHKTNQMFAQRVAQIYKPGDLIICHDYHLLLAPKMIREALGQVFHPNAGWGTAHPSPSLHHAHGKGFEWDSNQQTPTPEKAKGEKIGAFMNHVGTALGNHLGIMEHGQQNEIMIGMFMHTPWPSSEIFRCLPKRREILDGMLGANLVSFQTYSYSRHFVSTCIRVCGYESTPGGVDANGQVTAVGYCPIGIDIKRVVHDRDQPGVLPKAQALRDLYKDKKIIVGREKLDVAKGVYNKLQAFEKFLQVYPQWRGKVVLIQVTTPALSESPKLERMTAELVSHINGTYGSLDFTPVHHYHQALEKDEYFGLLSCADLALITSLRDGMNTTSMEFILCQDKTSKSPLVLSEFMGTAPSFASALQINPHDLLGVAQAINKGLTMRPAEKTERHAKLLEGVLAHTSHTWAATILKQLLENVGGEHTAHHTPVLDTALFADAYKKANKRLLLFDYDGTLTPIVKVPAHAVPTERTRNAITTLCKDPKNVVYLISGRDGDFLEEHWGHLDRLGLSAEHGSFVKQPGEEEFINMTEALDMSWMSEVEEIFKYYTERTTGSTIEVKKASITWHYRNSDPDFGEFQCKQALDLLESSLAPKRPIEVLVGKKNLEVRPLAVNKGEIVRRLMYENPDVDMIFCAGDDKTDEDMFRALRTVFPPGGVVDDNPVVLKPPVAVTSAMEPEEADELPDVELSIRPKGVFATTVGPPAKRTLAGWHVTCPEEVVEALESLLEEIQVV encoded by the exons ATGGACTCAATGCACCCCGACCCGACCCCAAGCatccctccttctctccccGAGCTCAAGACCCAAGTGGCTAGGCTTGAAGCCTCGCACAAGGAGAAAGGGCTCCCCCTCTCAGGGCGTATCATCCACGTCATGCACCATCTCCCAGTAGAAATTGTCCGGATTGTCCCGGCCGATTCTCTCGAGTCAGCCGGAGCTGGCTTCCTTTCTCCGCCCATGACACCCGAGTTCAAACCGGAAGATGCCGAGACCACGGTCGAAAGTGCCGATGCCAAATGGCGTATCCATGCGAGGACGGCACACCCAGCCTTGGTCAGTGGTATCAAGAGTTTGTCGGAGACCCATGACCAGCTGCTGGTTGCGTGGACGGGCGAGGTGCTCATACAGCCCGACAACACCCAGAGCCCTCAGGTGCCATCACAACCTACCTTCTCTTCCATAGCCAGCAATCTCCTCGCTCCGTTCTCTGGCACACCTGGTGACTCCACTCCCCGACCCCAACCCCCGCCTCAGCAGGGGACATTGAAGGTCTTTGGTGGAGAATTCAACGAGGCGGATCAGAAGGAGATTGCTTCCGAGTTGGACAGGTTTGCTGAAGCAGAATCCAAATTTGATCCTACAGACAAGCTCAAGTACGTTCCGGTGTTCCTTCCGCCTGATGTCAGCAAGGGCCATTACGAAGGGTTCTGCAAAAAGA CTCTTTGGCCGCTCTTCCATTATCTTTTATGGCTCGATTCCACTGCCACCGTCCCCTCGCCCGACCCTTCTTGGCTCGCCTATCACAAGACCAACCAAATGTTTGCTCAGCGTGTCGCCCAAATTTATAAGCCGGGTGATCTCATCATTTGTCATGATTACCATCTACTGCTCGCACCCAAAATGATTCGCGAGGCCCTGGGGCAAGTCTTCCACCCGAATGCCGGGTGGGGTACCGCTCAcccatctccttctttaCATCATGCCCACGGCAAGGGCTTTGAATGGGACAGCAATCAGCAGACACCTACACCGGAGAAAGCCAAGGGCGAAAAGATCGGTGCGTTCATGAATCATGTGGGTACTGCGTTGGGCAACCACCTCGGCATAATGGAACATGGTCAGCAAAACGAGATTATGATTGGCATGTTCATGCACACTCCCTGGCCAAGCTCAGAAATCTTCAGGTGTCTCCCTA agaggagagagatTCTTGATGGTATGCTGGGAGCCAACCTTGTGTCTTTCCAGACATACTCTTACTCTCGCCATTTCGTCTCCACCTGTATCCGTGTATGTGGGTACGAATCGACACCGGGCGGTGTAGACGCGAATGGCCAAGTGACCGCCGTCGGTTACTGTCCTATTGGCATCGACATTAAGCGTGTTGTGCACGATCGTGATCAGCCTGGCGTTCTTCCTAAAGCGCAGGCTCTACGAGATCTGTacaaggacaagaagatCATCGTCGGCAGGGAAAAGCTTGACGTCGCCAAGGGTGTCTACAATAAACTTCAGGCGTTTGAAAAATTCTTGCAAGTCTATCCTCAGTGGAGGGGTAAGGTCGTCTTGATTCAGGTGACCACTCCGGCATTATCAGAGAGTCCCAAGTTGGAAAGAATGACAGCGGAGCTAGTGAGTCATATCAACGGAACTTATGGGTCACTGGACTTTACACCTGTTCATCACTA CCATCAAGCTCTTGAAAAAGACGAGTATTTCGGTCTTCTTTCATGCGCTGATCTCGCTCTCATCACCTCCCTGCGCGATGGTATGAACACTACTTCTATGGAATTCATCCTTTGTCAAGACAAGACCTCGAAATCCCCACTCGTCCTTTCCGAGTTCATGGGTACCGCTCCATCATTTGCCTCTGCCTTACAGATCAACCCTCACGACCTCTTGGGCGTTGCTCAAGCGATCAACAAGGGTTTGACCATGCGCCCGGCAGAGAAGACCGAAAGGCATGCCAAATTGCTTGAGGGCGTCCTTGCGCACACCTCTCACACATGGGCTGCCACTATCCTCAAACAGCTTTTGGAAAACGTTGGCGGTGAACACACTGCTCATCACACGCCAGTTTTGGATACTGCTCTATTCGCTGATGCCTACAAAAAGGCTAACAAGCGACTTCTTCTCTTCGACTATGACGGTACACTTACTCCTATCGTGAAGGTACCTGCACATGCAGTTCCCACTGAAAGAACGCGCAACGCCATTACAACACTTTGTAAGGACCCGAAGAACGTCGTCTACCTTATATCAGGTCGAGATGGGGATTTCCTCGAAGAACATTGGGGACATTTAGATAGGCTTGGTCTGTCGGCGGAGCATGGAAGTTTTGTCAAGCAGCcaggagaggaagagtttATCAATATGACCGAAGCGTTGGACATGAGCTGGATGAGCGAAGTAGAGGAAATTTTCAAGTATTATACCGAG AGGACGACAGGCAGTACCATTGAGGTCAAAAAGGCTTCGATCACTTGGCACTACAGAAATTCTGATCCCGACTTTGGAGAATTCCAGTGCAAGCAAGCTTTGGATCTTTTAGAAAGCTCCCTTGCGCCAAAGAGACCCATAGAAG TTCTTGTTGGCAAAAAGAATCTTGAAGTCCGTCCGCTCGCCGTTAACAAGGGCGAGATTGTCAGGAGGTTGATGTATGAGAACCCGGACGTTGACATGATCTTCTGTGCCGGCGATGACAAG